A single window of Achromobacter xylosoxidans DNA harbors:
- the pilM gene encoding type IV pilus biogenesis protein PilM produces the protein MSILMIPLLALFILIASLASTSEQTTLDMQQQHEAVVSGGSLRIYANSVARFAKSNPTFSGSAPSTALDLPTWFSPQFGTGNVVVGGTAYIYFLPGGRAVDLYRMFPDDEDGLPILFGVARSGILSSPSGGAAVLSLPPGVPDGAIVYVL, from the coding sequence ATGAGCATACTGATGATTCCGCTGCTGGCGCTGTTCATCCTAATTGCATCTCTGGCCTCCACGTCGGAGCAGACTACGTTGGATATGCAGCAGCAGCACGAGGCGGTCGTGTCCGGAGGCAGTCTGCGCATCTACGCGAATTCAGTAGCCAGGTTTGCAAAATCTAACCCAACGTTTTCTGGATCAGCCCCGTCCACGGCGCTCGACCTTCCGACCTGGTTCAGCCCACAGTTCGGCACGGGCAATGTCGTTGTGGGTGGCACCGCCTACATCTACTTTCTTCCAGGCGGACGCGCGGTAGATCTATACCGGATGTTCCCGGACGACGAGGATGGCCTGCCGATTCTCTTTGGCGTCGCCAGGAGCGGTATTCTGAGCTCGCCTTCTGGCGGGGCGGCAGTCCTTTCGTTGCCGCCCGGTGTGCCCGACGGGGCGATTGTGTACGTCCTTTAA
- a CDS encoding type 4 pilus major pilin: MTLNIDPSCTAAPADRESLSDGASQKVTGYALPHAGTPVARQAGASVADFLAWMLLAVIVASAIFGGYYVLNKDTENNTEAQNIAQLVKGAKLLRDMNGYANVTTAALQAAGAIPSNMVGATTGTLYHSWDGEVTVVGSATQFVITYRAVPSSNCIPLRANLSRTAQFVSMTNCPTTGNVDLVMTAR, encoded by the coding sequence ATGACCCTTAACATCGACCCTTCCTGCACCGCTGCACCAGCCGATCGCGAGTCGCTATCCGACGGCGCTTCGCAGAAGGTCACTGGCTATGCGCTTCCTCACGCCGGCACGCCGGTAGCTCGCCAAGCAGGAGCCTCCGTCGCCGATTTCCTGGCGTGGATGCTGCTTGCCGTTATCGTGGCCAGCGCCATCTTTGGAGGCTACTACGTCCTCAATAAGGACACCGAGAACAACACGGAAGCTCAGAACATCGCCCAGCTCGTCAAGGGGGCCAAGCTCCTCCGGGACATGAATGGGTACGCCAATGTCACAACTGCGGCGCTACAAGCCGCCGGCGCGATTCCGAGCAACATGGTCGGCGCGACGACGGGCACGCTGTATCACAGTTGGGATGGCGAGGTGACTGTCGTTGGATCGGCCACCCAGTTCGTGATTACCTACCGGGCTGTCCCCAGCAGCAATTGCATCCCTCTGCGCGCCAACCTCTCCCGGACGGCTCAGTTCGTCAGCATGACCAATTGCCCAACCACCGGCAATGTTGACCTTGTAATGACTGCACGCTGA
- a CDS encoding SNF2-related protein, whose translation MNAIVDDEVVALEEAQLDETDHIPLPEFISKFGAGLLQAVRAQNPPIFDEAHRPDWDGIIDSLSRTPFPAQRRVVHALTTLLTQHAPAGVINAEMGTGKTLMGILVATLLHHAGFPRTLVLAPPHLVYKWRREIRATVPNAQVWILNGPDTLRKLLQLRTMRGRPAAPQFFILGRVRMRMGFDWRPAFATRPVLFDSELGRVCRSAACCPRCGQFVCDEDGVPLTPTLATAALNERRTACNCGERLWTLVPKRATPMSYRDMVKNALVQMPTVGPRTADGLLSRFGEEMLGDMLQDNVYEFINLMDDEGDLVFSDRQAKRMERALAYTEVSFGQGGFQPTEFIKRYLPQGYFGLLIADEGHEYKNEGSAQGQAMGVLARKCSKALALTGTLMGGYADDLYHLLYRLHPRMMIEDGYNFNSKGSMASATMAFMREHGVLIDIHKESNSGSHRTAKGDKRTISTVKGPGFGPKGIMRYVVPYTAFLKLSQLGQDVLPPYRESMVEVAMSPDMEAAYHYLERTLVDELRRALRAGDKSLMGVVLNALLAWPECCFRAETVRHPHTKSLLASLPALYGNQDASPKENALLERVRRETAKGRRTLVYTTYTGTRDTSARLKALFDQAGVRSAVLRSSVAAEKREDWVMEQVDRGIDALICNPELVKTGLDMLEFPTILFMQTGYNVYTLQQAARRSWRIGQTRDVDVDFLGYQGTAQMRCLQLMAQKIAVSQSTSGDMPDSGLDILNQGGDSIEVALAKQLVN comes from the coding sequence ATGAACGCGATCGTTGACGACGAAGTTGTCGCATTGGAAGAAGCCCAGCTTGATGAAACCGATCACATCCCCCTTCCGGAGTTCATCAGCAAATTTGGCGCTGGCCTGTTGCAGGCCGTCCGAGCGCAGAACCCCCCTATATTTGACGAAGCCCACCGCCCCGACTGGGACGGGATCATAGACTCTCTCTCTCGCACACCGTTCCCGGCTCAACGGCGCGTCGTGCACGCCTTGACCACGCTGCTGACGCAGCATGCGCCAGCCGGCGTCATCAACGCTGAAATGGGCACGGGAAAGACTCTTATGGGCATTCTCGTGGCCACGCTCCTCCATCACGCCGGTTTCCCGAGAACTTTAGTACTTGCACCGCCTCATTTGGTCTACAAATGGCGGCGGGAGATTCGTGCAACGGTACCGAACGCACAAGTCTGGATCCTCAACGGTCCAGACACGCTTCGGAAGCTGCTTCAGCTCAGGACCATGCGAGGTCGACCTGCTGCACCGCAGTTCTTCATCTTGGGCCGCGTTCGGATGCGGATGGGGTTCGATTGGCGCCCTGCCTTCGCAACACGGCCGGTCCTCTTCGACTCGGAACTCGGTCGCGTTTGCAGAAGTGCCGCTTGCTGCCCCCGATGCGGTCAGTTCGTGTGCGACGAGGATGGTGTACCGCTCACACCGACGCTGGCTACGGCGGCCTTGAACGAGCGGCGCACCGCGTGCAATTGCGGCGAGCGCCTTTGGACGCTCGTTCCGAAGCGTGCGACGCCCATGAGCTACCGGGACATGGTCAAAAATGCACTCGTTCAAATGCCCACGGTAGGCCCCCGCACTGCGGACGGCTTGCTTTCTCGCTTCGGCGAGGAAATGCTCGGCGACATGCTGCAGGACAACGTCTACGAGTTCATCAACTTGATGGACGATGAAGGCGACTTAGTCTTTTCAGATCGCCAGGCCAAGCGCATGGAACGGGCACTCGCCTATACCGAAGTGTCTTTCGGACAAGGCGGATTCCAACCGACTGAGTTCATCAAACGGTATCTTCCGCAAGGCTACTTTGGCTTGCTCATTGCAGACGAGGGTCACGAGTACAAGAACGAAGGTTCGGCTCAAGGCCAGGCGATGGGCGTGCTCGCGCGCAAGTGCTCAAAGGCGTTGGCATTGACCGGAACGCTGATGGGAGGCTACGCGGACGACCTATACCATCTCCTCTATCGCCTCCACCCGCGGATGATGATAGAGGACGGGTATAACTTCAACTCAAAGGGGTCGATGGCATCTGCGACGATGGCATTCATGCGTGAACACGGCGTCCTCATCGACATCCACAAGGAATCGAACTCGGGATCTCATCGAACGGCAAAGGGGGATAAGAGGACCATCTCCACCGTCAAAGGTCCGGGCTTTGGTCCGAAGGGGATCATGCGGTATGTGGTCCCATACACGGCGTTCTTGAAGCTGTCTCAGCTCGGTCAGGACGTGCTGCCGCCCTATCGCGAGAGCATGGTGGAAGTCGCTATGTCGCCCGACATGGAGGCGGCGTATCACTATCTGGAGCGCACGCTGGTTGACGAGTTGCGGCGGGCACTGCGTGCTGGTGACAAGTCGCTCATGGGAGTTGTTCTGAATGCACTTCTCGCTTGGCCAGAATGCTGCTTTCGGGCTGAGACGGTTCGGCATCCTCATACCAAGTCGCTGCTTGCTAGCCTTCCAGCGCTGTACGGCAACCAGGATGCGTCGCCTAAAGAGAACGCATTGCTGGAGCGCGTGCGACGGGAGACTGCAAAAGGCCGTCGTACGCTCGTTTACACGACGTACACGGGCACACGCGACACATCGGCCAGGCTAAAGGCACTCTTTGACCAGGCCGGCGTGCGCAGTGCCGTGCTTCGTTCCAGTGTGGCCGCGGAAAAGCGGGAGGACTGGGTAATGGAGCAAGTCGACCGAGGGATCGATGCGTTGATCTGCAACCCGGAGTTGGTCAAGACAGGCCTGGATATGTTGGAGTTTCCGACCATCTTGTTCATGCAGACCGGCTACAACGTCTACACACTGCAGCAGGCCGCAAGGCGTAGTTGGCGGATCGGGCAGACGCGAGACGTGGACGTGGATTTTCTTGGCTATCAGGGCACCGCCCAGATGCGCTGCCTGCAGCTCATGGCTCAGAAGATTGCAGTCTCTCAATCCACATCTGGCGATATGCCCGACTCAGGGCTCGATATCCTGAATCAGGGGGGTGACAGCATTGAAGTCGCCCTTGCGAAGCAGTTGGTTAACTGA
- a CDS encoding DUF5623 domain-containing protein, translating into MNTASIKPLSVNGIKQLAKKISREQNITHTDALNLASRQAGYENFVHAKRQLPVASAPRGFPVYISVHWFTRRPRKDDQTPNGLRHGRELLCVHLSRPLPEIVAKHRVGHARGLYGFRMEYVDHLEHRTNVDNQEAARDLLLKAERSLRFMEATGLQPVSTKKFDAIASVLNGMPGRDHNSDWFDPVSGSYVCLDEPYAAEVKRMEAKRAHWLQSNGCKMVVPKWEGIYYAGECIPLLIGLDGALLQRVADALANLRPVVEPHPWPHETGRCNDDFVSPQREADAKPRRRRPGPSYGEYNGAVPYGGQTGIPSRWRPAKAMPIELHLQLAPLMRGLSAIGFSSRVHSKLGAARSELDNWWPLEHRDEQGRALDDIYYGGPIAVCGDSDMERLAMLTEARSIVVRGYDDCKPRRTLLAAFDAGIAELQKVERIRAAASPGASAAI; encoded by the coding sequence ATGAATACCGCCAGCATTAAGCCGCTCTCAGTGAACGGCATCAAGCAGCTCGCCAAGAAAATTAGCCGCGAGCAAAACATCACCCACACAGACGCTCTCAATCTTGCCAGTCGCCAGGCTGGCTACGAGAACTTCGTGCACGCGAAGCGCCAGCTTCCCGTCGCAAGTGCACCGCGCGGGTTTCCCGTCTACATCTCCGTGCACTGGTTCACCCGGCGTCCGCGCAAGGACGATCAGACGCCCAATGGGCTGAGGCATGGCCGAGAACTGCTATGTGTGCACCTCTCTCGTCCATTGCCCGAAATCGTGGCCAAGCACCGCGTCGGCCACGCGCGTGGGCTCTACGGCTTCCGGATGGAATACGTCGATCATCTGGAACACCGGACCAATGTGGACAACCAAGAGGCGGCTCGGGACCTTCTACTGAAGGCGGAGCGCAGCTTGCGCTTCATGGAAGCGACAGGCCTGCAACCAGTATCGACCAAGAAGTTCGACGCCATCGCTAGCGTGCTGAACGGCATGCCCGGCAGAGACCATAACTCGGACTGGTTCGACCCTGTGAGCGGGAGCTATGTGTGCCTGGACGAGCCGTATGCGGCTGAGGTCAAGCGCATGGAGGCCAAGCGCGCCCACTGGCTGCAGAGTAATGGCTGCAAAATGGTGGTGCCCAAGTGGGAGGGCATCTACTACGCCGGCGAGTGCATTCCTCTCCTGATTGGCCTGGACGGCGCCCTGCTGCAGCGTGTTGCTGACGCGTTGGCCAATCTGCGCCCCGTCGTGGAGCCCCACCCGTGGCCACACGAGACGGGCAGGTGCAATGACGATTTTGTCAGTCCTCAACGCGAAGCGGATGCAAAGCCGCGCCGGCGGCGGCCGGGGCCGTCTTACGGCGAATACAACGGCGCGGTGCCGTATGGTGGCCAAACCGGTATCCCGTCGCGCTGGCGCCCGGCCAAAGCGATGCCAATTGAGCTACATCTACAACTTGCCCCTCTAATGCGAGGCCTGTCGGCCATCGGGTTTTCCAGCCGAGTCCACTCGAAGCTGGGCGCTGCCCGTTCCGAATTGGACAATTGGTGGCCATTGGAACACCGGGATGAGCAGGGGCGGGCCTTGGACGATATCTACTATGGAGGGCCGATCGCAGTGTGCGGCGATTCGGACATGGAGCGCCTGGCGATGCTCACCGAAGCGCGTTCCATCGTCGTGCGCGGCTACGACGACTGCAAGCCGCGGCGCACACTGCTCGCGGCTTTTGACGCGGGCATCGCTGAGCTGCAGAAGGTTGAGCGCATCCGCGCGGCGGCGAGCCCAGGCGCTAGCGCTGCGATCTGA
- a CDS encoding DUF6094 domain-containing protein yields the protein MALIFPRLAQNFIRNGYFPTDEETLKRVCSALELLDPDAGARLYDPCCGEGSALNWVASALDAFHASKSTVTYGVEFDRSRAWHAKELLSSALHADVHDVFVSARSMSLLFLNPPYGAVVADKGHTGDRHYDRLEKVFYQAAVPSLAFGGVLVLIVPHYVMDKQFATMISRNFEGVRAHLAPEQEFRQLVVFGVKRRSDSPDPNVVKRLVEIGQGALPSELPAEWTTAPYLVPHVAGQLAFLSTKIDAEQLRDELQRIAPSTLWPQLGRFFSTGEVTHRRPLCNLSDWHLALALAAGQISGVVEGDDGTKLLIRGDTIKVKVQEVQLEEASNGDVRTTIVMRDKFVPTIVGIDFTPGARLGRLVNIR from the coding sequence ATGGCACTTATCTTTCCTAGGCTCGCGCAGAACTTCATTCGCAACGGCTATTTTCCAACCGACGAGGAGACACTGAAGCGAGTTTGCTCCGCCCTTGAGCTGCTCGATCCTGATGCGGGGGCAAGGCTCTATGACCCCTGCTGCGGAGAAGGAAGCGCCCTTAACTGGGTGGCTTCCGCTCTGGACGCGTTTCATGCCTCAAAGTCCACAGTGACGTATGGCGTCGAATTTGACCGGAGCCGCGCCTGGCACGCAAAGGAGCTCCTCTCGTCAGCACTTCACGCTGATGTCCACGATGTGTTTGTATCAGCGCGGTCTATGAGCCTCCTGTTCTTAAATCCCCCTTATGGAGCCGTGGTGGCCGACAAGGGGCACACTGGCGACCGGCACTATGACCGCTTGGAAAAGGTCTTCTACCAGGCCGCGGTGCCATCGCTCGCTTTCGGCGGCGTGCTGGTCTTGATCGTCCCACACTATGTGATGGACAAGCAATTTGCGACCATGATCTCCCGGAACTTTGAAGGGGTGCGGGCCCACTTGGCGCCTGAGCAGGAGTTTCGGCAGCTTGTCGTCTTCGGTGTAAAGAGGCGTTCCGACTCACCTGACCCCAATGTTGTGAAAAGGTTGGTCGAAATTGGGCAAGGAGCACTTCCGTCCGAGCTACCCGCTGAATGGACCACTGCACCCTATCTTGTGCCGCACGTTGCCGGTCAGCTCGCATTTCTGTCCACGAAAATCGACGCCGAACAGTTACGTGACGAGCTTCAACGCATAGCACCTTCGACTTTATGGCCGCAGCTCGGACGCTTCTTTTCGACCGGTGAAGTCACTCATCGACGCCCGCTCTGCAACCTCTCTGACTGGCATCTTGCGCTTGCGCTCGCGGCCGGACAGATAAGTGGCGTAGTGGAGGGCGACGACGGGACCAAGCTGCTTATCCGGGGAGACACGATCAAGGTCAAAGTCCAGGAAGTTCAGCTTGAAGAAGCCAGCAATGGCGATGTTCGCACCACGATCGTGATGCGCGACAAGTTCGTACCGACCATCGTCGGAATCGACTTCACGCCAGGAGCGCGCTTGGGCCGTCTGGTCAACATCCGGTGA
- a CDS encoding glycine zipper 2TM domain-containing protein: MSSTFSVASLSIAFGICVGAIVWGAISLAPRAYVAVRACAHGFTHSRGNTRRAAIVTSIAVTGLLAGCANQSASGGVYSYQQAQQVQQVQSGTVISARPITIQAGYNSGAGMAAGSALGGLAGSAIGNHKGSYVAAAIGALIGGIAGNSVERKVSEAAGIEVVVRLDSGQTQAIAQEADIPLKPGQRVQVLSGAGAVRVIPI; the protein is encoded by the coding sequence ATGAGTTCAACGTTCAGCGTTGCAAGCCTTTCTATCGCCTTTGGCATCTGCGTCGGCGCCATTGTCTGGGGGGCTATTTCCCTGGCACCGCGGGCCTACGTGGCCGTGCGCGCATGCGCCCACGGCTTCACGCATAGCCGAGGCAACACCCGACGTGCGGCTATTGTCACCTCGATCGCGGTGACCGGCCTTCTCGCCGGATGTGCAAATCAGAGCGCCTCAGGCGGCGTGTACAGCTACCAGCAAGCTCAGCAGGTGCAGCAGGTCCAATCGGGGACGGTCATTTCGGCACGACCAATCACCATTCAGGCCGGCTACAACTCCGGGGCAGGCATGGCAGCAGGTTCCGCACTAGGCGGATTGGCGGGCAGCGCCATCGGAAACCACAAGGGGTCCTATGTCGCGGCAGCCATAGGCGCGCTCATCGGCGGTATCGCCGGCAATTCTGTCGAACGCAAGGTGTCCGAAGCCGCTGGCATCGAAGTCGTTGTACGACTCGATAGTGGTCAAACCCAAGCAATCGCGCAGGAGGCTGACATCCCGCTCAAGCCTGGCCAACGGGTCCAAGTCCTGAGCGGTGCCGGCGCAGTTCGCGTCATCCCGATTTAA
- a CDS encoding DUF3577 domain-containing protein gives MAQANTPKYFDAHLRGLGYVRRVREVKPKKGAPFLACSISIFHGEAQEGSADSLTWLNCDVKVVGKDAIKVMSEKLQEAANDSSRKVLASVTIGDPYIDTYKITSGTRAGQTGVVLKGRLLKIHMAKVDGVMVYQYVEPEASADGVRTGTDDN, from the coding sequence ATGGCTCAAGCAAACACCCCCAAGTACTTCGATGCTCATCTTCGTGGCCTCGGCTATGTTCGTCGTGTTCGCGAAGTTAAGCCCAAGAAAGGTGCTCCGTTCCTTGCGTGCAGCATCAGCATCTTTCACGGTGAGGCGCAGGAAGGCAGTGCGGATTCACTCACCTGGCTCAATTGCGACGTAAAGGTCGTCGGCAAAGACGCCATCAAGGTCATGAGCGAAAAGCTTCAAGAAGCCGCGAACGACTCCAGCCGCAAGGTCCTGGCGTCCGTGACCATCGGCGATCCGTACATCGACACCTACAAGATCACGAGCGGCACCCGTGCCGGTCAAACAGGGGTGGTCCTCAAGGGCCGCTTACTGAAGATCCACATGGCGAAAGTTGATGGCGTGATGGTTTATCAGTACGTTGAACCCGAGGCTTCGGCCGATGGCGTTCGAACTGGCACGGATGACAACTGA
- a CDS encoding ATPase, T2SS/T4P/T4SS family, with amino-acid sequence MDNTPVTLEEATSLLDLRFVDMIIGPDYAELRELEGSQSLSDKVPGHLQADVNLLRQQCRQALRTLTKSEFTATLGEEKFRVTQLFDVDSQDIFILARADVKTRPLRSLGMADRLFNHLIQPKLSGLVVVSGGMRHGKTSTADAIFIDRLERHGGLGIALADPPETSLNGMHGRGRAIQIEVAREHGGYQEQLMRGLRSRANIFYLGETRDPSSAIEVVRVSGNGWPVLTTLHADSPELTFTKLQSLCAGSGASVESFNAMLADNISAVIHQQLETVKTGTGIAKRLQINWLVLDGKEDTAIRAKIRKGDFAGLNTEIAAQKAAAIFGNRL; translated from the coding sequence ATGGACAACACACCCGTTACCTTGGAGGAGGCAACCAGCCTCCTCGACCTGAGATTCGTCGATATGATCATCGGGCCCGACTACGCCGAGCTTCGTGAACTGGAGGGAAGTCAATCGCTCTCAGACAAGGTCCCGGGCCACCTGCAGGCGGACGTCAATCTGCTGCGTCAGCAATGCAGGCAGGCACTGCGGACACTGACGAAGTCGGAGTTCACCGCCACCCTAGGCGAGGAGAAGTTCAGGGTGACGCAGCTCTTCGACGTGGACTCGCAGGACATATTCATCCTGGCCCGCGCGGATGTGAAGACACGACCGCTGAGATCGCTCGGTATGGCGGACCGGCTATTCAACCATTTGATACAGCCGAAGCTGAGTGGCCTAGTCGTCGTGTCGGGAGGAATGCGCCACGGAAAGACGTCCACCGCTGATGCGATCTTCATCGACCGGCTTGAACGGCATGGTGGGCTTGGCATCGCGTTGGCTGATCCGCCTGAAACATCGTTGAATGGCATGCACGGGAGGGGCCGCGCGATTCAAATCGAGGTGGCACGCGAGCATGGCGGTTACCAAGAGCAGCTTATGCGAGGGCTGCGTTCTCGCGCGAACATCTTCTATCTTGGGGAGACCCGCGACCCGTCCTCCGCAATCGAGGTCGTCCGTGTAAGCGGCAACGGATGGCCCGTCCTCACCACACTGCACGCAGACAGTCCGGAGCTCACTTTCACCAAACTGCAATCGCTATGCGCTGGCTCGGGCGCATCGGTTGAGTCGTTCAACGCCATGCTGGCTGACAACATCAGCGCGGTGATTCACCAACAGCTTGAAACAGTCAAAACAGGCACTGGGATTGCCAAGCGCCTGCAAATCAACTGGCTGGTGTTGGATGGCAAAGAGGACACTGCCATCCGGGCCAAGATCCGCAAAGGCGACTTCGCCGGACTGAACACAGAAATTGCAGCGCAGAAAGCCGCTGCCATCTTCGGGAACAGATTATGA
- a CDS encoding DUF3275 family protein, translating into MIKIPGTLEVKTIRGGNGDFNVGELQTAIGEFKIKDKILEQFQSGSYPGEFLISKIYPHSYTWYGKITIEIRAMLADVMLDSDDPGDSEIATQATEPDPADEERSSPSIATQSEAATPKVLSAEEAPPPPAASAPLATAEQPTASSVPFEDSELLEVFGAELTELIKARQPVKLDPSVDRALFRSQRDWLGKRLNYSFRAASQTWHVK; encoded by the coding sequence ATGATCAAGATCCCCGGCACGCTGGAGGTCAAGACGATTCGAGGCGGCAACGGCGACTTCAATGTCGGTGAGCTGCAAACCGCAATCGGTGAATTCAAAATCAAGGACAAGATCTTGGAGCAGTTTCAGTCGGGCTCCTACCCCGGCGAGTTTCTAATCTCGAAGATCTATCCGCACTCATACACGTGGTACGGGAAGATCACAATTGAGATTCGCGCCATGCTCGCGGACGTGATGCTAGACAGCGACGACCCTGGCGACTCGGAGATTGCCACTCAGGCGACCGAGCCCGATCCAGCGGATGAAGAACGCAGTTCCCCATCGATCGCTACGCAGAGCGAGGCCGCAACTCCAAAGGTCTTGTCGGCGGAAGAGGCCCCTCCTCCTCCCGCAGCGAGCGCTCCACTTGCGACCGCCGAGCAGCCCACGGCGTCAAGCGTGCCCTTCGAGGACAGCGAGCTCTTGGAAGTCTTCGGCGCTGAGCTTACGGAGCTGATCAAAGCCCGGCAGCCAGTAAAGCTAGATCCGTCGGTCGACCGCGCGCTGTTCCGGTCGCAGCGCGATTGGCTCGGGAAGCGACTCAACTACAGCTTCCGTGCTGCATCTCAAACCTGGCACGTCAAATAA
- a CDS encoding glycosyltransferase family 9 protein — MSDVVVFVRSQPRFGDQIVAFPALSLLKKFWREKRVRVVSRYAVGHFYTSLPWVDEFVQADAFAAQVRALPRRAHASLSLHHSSERYSLINLIRRPALRMGFENGRLGDRVWTHSHRKDINEYIGLANLRLLATHQGHEPERTARQAFLEISKPHVGKVTPADIVFIPGGGAGDFKRWALDHYVALSDLLQNHFAGSAGFTFVLGPDEGRMREHIAYLGRSDFKIEFCRPPAELAALMRNARLVVSNDCGPSHIAQGLCVPYVGIFNEPNPEWFWARRYTRDVVPDNGTDEINSIEPARVLRACLDVLGERRRA, encoded by the coding sequence ATGTCTGATGTTGTGGTTTTTGTCAGGAGCCAGCCGAGGTTCGGCGATCAAATCGTAGCTTTTCCAGCGCTAAGCCTTCTGAAGAAATTTTGGCGTGAAAAGCGCGTCCGTGTAGTGTCCCGGTACGCAGTTGGCCACTTTTACACGAGCCTGCCGTGGGTGGACGAATTCGTCCAAGCGGATGCGTTCGCGGCGCAAGTGCGCGCGCTGCCACGCCGAGCTCACGCTTCCTTAAGTCTTCACCATTCTAGCGAGCGCTACTCGCTGATTAACCTTATTCGGCGGCCAGCGCTGCGCATGGGATTCGAGAATGGCCGGCTGGGCGATCGCGTATGGACCCACAGTCATCGAAAAGACATCAATGAGTACATTGGGCTTGCAAATCTGCGCCTGCTCGCGACGCATCAGGGGCATGAGCCTGAGCGAACTGCGCGTCAGGCATTTCTGGAGATCTCCAAGCCGCACGTCGGGAAGGTCACACCGGCCGATATCGTTTTCATACCGGGCGGTGGCGCCGGAGATTTCAAGCGATGGGCGTTGGACCACTACGTGGCGCTCTCGGATCTTCTTCAAAACCATTTCGCCGGATCTGCAGGGTTCACCTTCGTTCTGGGTCCCGACGAAGGAAGAATGCGGGAGCACATTGCATACCTAGGCCGAAGCGACTTCAAGATTGAGTTCTGTCGGCCGCCAGCAGAGCTCGCCGCGCTCATGCGCAATGCCCGCCTGGTCGTATCGAATGATTGTGGTCCGTCGCATATCGCCCAAGGCCTGTGCGTTCCATATGTCGGAATCTTCAATGAGCCGAATCCAGAATGGTTCTGGGCGCGAAGGTACACGCGGGATGTGGTTCCGGACAACGGAACGGACGAAATCAACTCTATCGAGCCGGCGCGAGTTCTAAGGGCGTGTCTGGACGTCCTTGGCGAGCGGCGGCGCGCGTAG
- the pilV gene encoding shufflon system plasmid conjugative transfer pilus tip adhesin PilV, with the protein MNRRYQLTASRRKQAGFTMVEGMLVLLLFAIGLGAWLWNQTDYMATLTSRQAAFHQKQVGNAAAAYVKNNYASLLAATAGGPVTISLDTIRNAGNLPAALPALNPYGQAYTLAVRRVTQGGQNILEALLVTGGGDIPEQDLRRTAALLEGGGFVLARQPAIAQGSMGSWQVPVSGFGLALPGGNLATALFFNSAGQVTDYLYRNSVAGRPEVNRMNTSIDMNGNDLNNTRTVRTQTVEASGNINTKSALVIQNADGSTRSGWYTAGNDGWLRVLNDNHVVTAGEVRGGALRSMGQTYSHGRLNAYEYVYVGGVANEGWACEANGLVARTGIGEPLSCQAGVWRKSGGGQFRCEYYFAGRADNYLPTDNSWCPAGMIVTSVTSAGRNQNFYNVMGKSLYAGNVGHGYTCCGIS; encoded by the coding sequence ATGAACCGACGCTACCAATTGACCGCTTCAAGGCGAAAGCAGGCGGGCTTCACAATGGTCGAGGGCATGCTGGTGCTCCTTCTCTTCGCGATAGGCCTGGGAGCATGGCTCTGGAACCAGACCGACTACATGGCCACGCTCACAAGCCGCCAAGCGGCATTTCATCAAAAACAGGTGGGCAACGCCGCTGCGGCATACGTCAAAAACAACTATGCATCTCTTCTGGCTGCTACCGCCGGCGGTCCTGTCACGATCTCACTGGACACGATCCGCAACGCTGGGAACCTGCCCGCCGCCCTGCCCGCGCTCAATCCTTACGGCCAGGCCTATACGCTCGCAGTACGCCGCGTAACGCAGGGTGGCCAGAACATTCTCGAAGCACTCCTGGTGACAGGTGGCGGCGACATTCCGGAACAAGACCTGCGTCGTACCGCTGCATTGCTGGAGGGAGGCGGGTTCGTTCTCGCGCGCCAGCCCGCCATAGCTCAAGGCTCAATGGGAAGCTGGCAGGTGCCGGTTTCCGGCTTCGGACTGGCATTGCCCGGCGGCAACTTGGCCACCGCGCTGTTCTTCAACAGCGCCGGCCAGGTTACGGACTATCTCTATCGAAATTCGGTCGCTGGGAGGCCAGAGGTCAACCGGATGAACACGAGTATCGACATGAATGGCAATGACCTCAATAACACACGCACCGTTCGCACTCAGACCGTGGAGGCCTCCGGCAATATCAATACTAAGAGCGCACTGGTAATACAGAACGCTGACGGATCTACCCGTAGCGGCTGGTATACAGCAGGCAACGATGGCTGGCTTCGCGTTCTAAATGACAATCATGTGGTCACTGCAGGCGAAGTCCGCGGCGGGGCACTACGTTCGATGGGCCAAACCTATTCTCACGGACGCCTCAACGCCTACGAATACGTGTACGTCGGCGGGGTCGCCAACGAAGGCTGGGCATGCGAAGCAAACGGCCTGGTGGCCAGGACGGGAATCGGTGAACCCCTATCCTGCCAGGCCGGAGTGTGGCGAAAGTCTGGCGGAGGACAATTTCGCTGCGAGTACTACTTCGCGGGACGTGCCGATAATTACCTCCCTACGGACAACTCTTGGTGCCCGGCCGGCATGATCGTAACCAGCGTAACCAGCGCAGGCAGGAACCAGAATTTCTACAACGTCATGGGAAAGAGCCTGTACGCGGGCAACGTCGGGCACGGCTACACGTGCTGCGGGATCTCTTGA